The following proteins come from a genomic window of Pyxidicoccus sp. MSG2:
- a CDS encoding type VI immunity family protein, whose protein sequence is MNRPPPRIRLRKPNGVPIARDALSINLYMRHPHREVAPALLRSIDRYRRALGSDVLSDYSFEGCGWDELDDSGWERLRREVLESPGPILELMDTTSGEQRFRLDYFGSYGALIGPPTEGPTTVCAVSFWLPTEYLEEHGPGHVRELALELAAPLPFCSGHAGLAFNTGQDLLYAKPELRKLLFLHPGMDAPRLDTLALHLGAKVRTPSWLTFLGQPVLGELGGASGLRARLHSPDITVQEMESERVVVTCGPEPEAGEDGRMPPAYRELARVLEPWLFHEQYLIDSTLTADELRRWERRLLD, encoded by the coding sequence ATGAACAGGCCTCCTCCCCGGATTCGACTCCGGAAACCCAACGGCGTTCCCATCGCGCGCGACGCCCTGAGCATCAACCTCTACATGCGCCATCCACATCGAGAGGTGGCTCCCGCGCTCCTGCGCTCCATCGACCGCTACCGGCGTGCACTGGGCAGCGATGTCCTCAGCGACTACTCATTTGAAGGATGCGGTTGGGATGAGCTCGACGACTCCGGCTGGGAGCGCCTTCGCAGAGAGGTGCTCGAGTCCCCAGGCCCCATCCTTGAGTTGATGGATACGACGAGCGGAGAGCAGCGATTTCGCCTCGACTACTTCGGCTCCTACGGCGCGCTCATAGGTCCCCCCACAGAGGGGCCGACGACGGTGTGCGCGGTCAGCTTCTGGCTGCCCACCGAGTACCTGGAGGAGCACGGGCCGGGGCACGTGCGCGAGCTGGCGCTGGAGCTGGCCGCGCCCCTGCCCTTCTGCTCCGGCCACGCGGGGCTCGCCTTCAATACCGGGCAAGACCTGCTCTACGCGAAGCCCGAGCTGCGCAAGCTGCTCTTTCTCCACCCGGGCATGGATGCCCCCAGGCTCGACACGCTCGCGCTGCATCTGGGTGCGAAGGTCCGCACGCCCTCCTGGCTCACCTTCCTCGGACAGCCCGTGCTGGGTGAACTCGGCGGTGCCTCCGGCCTCCGCGCCCGCCTCCACTCACCCGACATCACCGTGCAGGAAATGGAGAGCGAGCGCGTCGTCGTCACCTGCGGCCCCGAGCCGGAGGCAGGCGAAGACGGGCGCATGCCACCGGCCTACCGCGAGCTGGCGCGCGTCCTGGAGCCCTGGCTCTTCCACGAGCAGTACCTCATCGACTCCACCCTCACCGCGGATGAGCTGCGCCGCTGGGAGCGGCGCCTGCTCGACTGA
- a CDS encoding DEAD/DEAH box helicase — protein sequence MLDSSLASSSALRQWLTDGLLRDEGGPDLYAQGRDLLVRKRVLSVRTAGESVEGVVAAGSRGPYLVRLSATGVGNVFDCQCPDFAGLFFCKHVVAVGLAWLSLTRDAPGPPPDASDAARPSTSGALRAWLDAHHVAHAGLARLGVLRPHLPVPLQRHHVFHYLAQSSVFSVLTSDEASRYLRAGDGDALKDAAWAWLLAEVERVRRGLEQEAAAAPRGPPTDARLAPLVDALQRERERVRAHAPPRALEVRAEVHLQERPLRLLISESAGEAQPSGVHGDAFAGVRLEPRMLLEGRPALVCPCPQGFPHDAGAQCVHALTALDAVLDALCREQAAGGNARLAELLFVVPGQEILTALEKASLASRAREAPAPVPHITFRLEGVLTGGPPTVRTYMHRMMKKGGLSKGTQVGWRDDVHAALTRPDEQEALTLIEAGSALSSSGFTSSRGENWPLLLQVLRALAHSPRLRLAERSDVPLHVREAPLGFTFEEDEGGALRVRPSVEGAALRPEDLYAPPLALHAAQPWLFVQPEVPRVTLVAVPPEARALLATLREYGSRLPASTRRPLLASLGGLEAGFPLSLPESLEAAEVEPVRGLLVRLRAVGEEALEGVVLVRPLPEAPPQPPGEGAPVVRGQRGRQRVRVRRELESERAEAAALLERLGLPTDAHRFTREDAASSLALLEALEPLAGPAVTVEWEEQPWKVSHWADMSRLKVRVERGRDWFGVEGGAEVDGERVELAVLLEALRRGHRYARLGPGRWMRLTEELRERLAPLADLVHPTRHGLEVSAAAAPALDALAEAGARVQAPPDWRRLATRVREAQARKVPVPRKLKAELRDYQREGFTWMARLAEWGAGACLADDMGLGKTLQALALLLHRAGEGPALVVAPTSVGFNWVREAARFAPSLRVHSYREAEREALLDALGPGDVLVVSYGLLVRDAERFAGVAFATLIVDEAQAVKNPDTARARAVRAVKAEARVALTGTPVENSLSELWSLYALLFPGLLGSRESFRERFAVPIERERSAHARASLARVVRPFLLRRTKAQVARELPARLETVVPVSLSEGERRLYDDVRLAALARLGERPGPEERFAMLAALTRLRLAACHPRLVDGDSPLPSSKLEQLLELVDAVRAAGGKALVFSQFVKHLALVRQALEARGVSMQYLDGQTPPAERQARVEAFQRGEGELFLISLKAGGTGLNLTAADHVIHLDPWWNPAVEDQATDRAHRIGQTKPVTVSRLVSEGTLEEAILALHAEKRELADSLLSEADGAAALSPEQLLALLRFGGEG from the coding sequence ATGCTCGACTCATCCCTCGCGTCCTCTTCCGCCCTCCGGCAGTGGCTGACCGATGGCTTGCTGCGCGACGAAGGGGGCCCCGACCTCTACGCGCAGGGCAGGGACCTGCTTGTCCGCAAGCGCGTCCTGTCGGTGCGGACGGCGGGGGAATCCGTCGAGGGAGTCGTCGCGGCCGGCAGCCGGGGCCCGTATCTCGTTCGCCTCTCCGCCACGGGTGTGGGGAACGTCTTCGACTGCCAGTGCCCCGACTTCGCGGGACTCTTCTTCTGCAAGCACGTCGTCGCCGTGGGCCTCGCCTGGCTGAGCCTGACGCGGGACGCTCCGGGTCCCCCGCCTGACGCCTCCGATGCCGCTCGCCCCAGCACCTCCGGGGCGCTGCGCGCATGGCTGGACGCCCACCACGTCGCGCACGCGGGCCTGGCCCGTCTTGGAGTGTTGCGGCCGCACCTGCCCGTTCCCCTCCAGCGGCACCACGTCTTCCACTACCTGGCACAGAGCTCCGTCTTCTCCGTCCTGACGTCCGACGAAGCCAGCCGCTACCTGCGAGCCGGTGACGGCGACGCGCTCAAGGACGCGGCGTGGGCGTGGCTGCTCGCGGAGGTGGAGCGGGTGCGCCGGGGGCTGGAGCAGGAGGCAGCCGCGGCGCCGCGTGGGCCACCCACGGATGCGCGGCTGGCTCCCCTGGTGGACGCCCTCCAGCGGGAGCGCGAGCGCGTGCGGGCCCATGCGCCCCCTCGCGCGCTGGAGGTCAGGGCCGAGGTGCACCTCCAGGAGCGCCCGCTGCGGCTGCTCATCTCGGAGTCGGCGGGAGAAGCGCAGCCGTCCGGTGTGCACGGTGACGCCTTCGCGGGCGTCCGTCTGGAGCCGCGCATGCTGCTCGAAGGCCGACCGGCGCTGGTCTGCCCCTGTCCCCAGGGCTTCCCCCACGACGCCGGAGCGCAATGCGTGCACGCGCTCACCGCGCTGGACGCGGTGCTGGATGCGCTCTGCCGGGAGCAGGCCGCGGGGGGCAACGCGCGGCTGGCCGAGCTGCTCTTCGTCGTCCCCGGCCAGGAAATCCTCACCGCCCTGGAGAAGGCGTCGCTCGCCTCCCGCGCCCGCGAGGCCCCGGCGCCCGTCCCGCACATCACCTTCCGCCTCGAGGGCGTCCTCACCGGAGGTCCCCCCACCGTGCGGACCTACATGCACCGGATGATGAAGAAGGGCGGACTCTCCAAGGGCACCCAGGTGGGCTGGAGGGACGACGTCCATGCCGCGCTCACCCGGCCGGATGAGCAGGAGGCGCTCACCCTGATTGAAGCGGGCTCCGCGCTGTCGTCCTCGGGCTTCACCTCCTCTCGCGGGGAGAACTGGCCGCTGCTCCTCCAGGTGTTGCGCGCGCTCGCGCACAGCCCCCGCCTGCGCCTCGCGGAGCGCTCCGACGTGCCGCTGCATGTTCGCGAGGCCCCGCTCGGCTTCACCTTCGAGGAGGATGAAGGAGGAGCCCTGCGTGTGCGGCCCTCCGTCGAGGGGGCCGCGCTCCGACCGGAAGACCTGTACGCGCCACCGCTGGCGCTCCACGCCGCGCAGCCGTGGCTGTTCGTGCAGCCCGAGGTGCCGCGAGTCACCCTGGTGGCCGTGCCGCCCGAGGCGCGCGCGCTGCTCGCCACGCTGCGGGAGTACGGCTCGCGGCTGCCGGCCTCCACGCGTCGCCCGCTGCTGGCGAGCCTGGGCGGACTGGAGGCTGGCTTCCCGCTGTCCCTGCCCGAGTCCCTGGAGGCCGCCGAGGTGGAGCCCGTGCGCGGGCTGCTCGTCCGCCTGCGGGCGGTGGGAGAGGAGGCCCTGGAGGGCGTGGTGCTCGTCCGGCCGCTGCCGGAAGCCCCGCCGCAGCCTCCGGGTGAGGGCGCTCCGGTGGTGCGCGGCCAGCGGGGCCGCCAGCGCGTCAGGGTCCGCCGCGAGCTGGAGTCCGAGCGCGCCGAGGCCGCCGCGCTGCTCGAGCGCCTGGGCCTGCCCACCGACGCGCACCGCTTCACCCGCGAGGACGCGGCCTCCTCGCTCGCGTTGCTGGAGGCGCTGGAGCCGCTTGCCGGCCCCGCCGTGACGGTGGAGTGGGAGGAGCAGCCCTGGAAGGTGTCGCACTGGGCGGACATGTCCCGTCTCAAGGTCAGGGTGGAGCGGGGGCGGGATTGGTTCGGCGTGGAGGGCGGGGCGGAGGTGGATGGAGAGCGCGTGGAGCTGGCGGTGCTGCTGGAGGCCCTGCGCCGGGGCCACCGCTACGCGCGGCTGGGGCCGGGCCGGTGGATGCGCCTCACCGAGGAGCTGCGGGAGCGGCTCGCCCCGCTGGCGGACCTGGTGCACCCCACGCGCCACGGGCTGGAGGTGAGCGCGGCGGCGGCTCCCGCGCTGGATGCGCTGGCGGAGGCGGGAGCCCGCGTGCAGGCCCCGCCCGACTGGCGCCGGCTGGCCACCCGCGTCCGGGAGGCACAGGCGCGGAAGGTGCCCGTGCCCCGGAAGCTGAAGGCCGAGCTGCGCGACTACCAGCGCGAGGGCTTCACGTGGATGGCAAGGCTGGCCGAGTGGGGCGCGGGCGCATGCCTCGCGGACGACATGGGGTTGGGCAAGACGCTCCAGGCACTGGCGCTGCTGCTGCACCGCGCGGGCGAGGGGCCCGCGCTGGTGGTGGCCCCCACCTCCGTGGGCTTCAACTGGGTTCGCGAGGCGGCGCGCTTCGCGCCCTCGCTGCGCGTGCACTCCTACCGCGAGGCGGAGCGCGAGGCGCTGCTGGACGCGCTGGGGCCCGGTGACGTGCTGGTCGTCAGCTACGGGCTGCTCGTGCGCGACGCGGAGCGCTTCGCCGGCGTGGCCTTCGCGACGCTCATCGTGGACGAGGCCCAGGCGGTGAAGAACCCGGACACCGCGAGGGCTCGCGCGGTGCGTGCCGTGAAGGCCGAGGCCCGCGTGGCCCTCACCGGCACGCCCGTGGAGAACAGCCTGTCGGAGCTGTGGAGCCTCTACGCGCTGCTCTTCCCCGGACTGCTCGGCAGCCGCGAGTCCTTCCGCGAGCGCTTCGCCGTCCCCATCGAGCGCGAGCGGAGCGCGCATGCCCGCGCGTCGCTGGCCCGCGTGGTGCGGCCCTTCCTGCTGCGCCGCACCAAGGCCCAGGTGGCGCGCGAGCTGCCCGCGCGACTCGAAACGGTGGTGCCCGTCTCCCTGTCCGAGGGCGAGCGCCGCCTCTACGACGACGTGCGCCTGGCGGCGCTGGCCCGGTTGGGAGAGAGGCCGGGGCCGGAGGAGCGCTTCGCGATGCTGGCGGCCCTCACCCGGCTGCGGTTGGCCGCGTGCCACCCGAGGCTGGTGGACGGGGACTCGCCGCTGCCGTCCTCGAAGCTGGAGCAACTGCTGGAGCTAGTGGACGCGGTGCGCGCCGCAGGCGGCAAGGCGCTCGTCTTCAGCCAGTTCGTCAAGCACCTGGCCCTGGTGCGGCAGGCGCTGGAGGCGCGAGGCGTGTCCATGCAGTACCTGGACGGGCAGACGCCACCGGCGGAGCGGCAGGCGCGGGTGGAGGCCTTCCAGCGTGGGGAGGGAGAGCTGTTCCTCATCTCGCTCAAGGCGGGCGGCACTGGCCTCAACCTCACCGCGGCCGACCACGTCATCCACCTGGACCCGTGGTGGAACCCGGCCGTGGAGGACCAGGCCACGGATCGCGCGCACCGGATTGGACAGACGAAGCCCGTCACCGTGTCGCGGCTGGTGTCCGAGGGGACGCTGGAGGAGGCCATCCTCGCCTTGCACGCGGAGAAGCGAGAGCTGGCCGACAGCCTCCTGTCCGAGGCCGACGGCGCGGCGGCACTCTCACCCGAGCAGTTGCTGGCCCTGCTGCGGTTCGGTGGGGAGGGGTGA
- a CDS encoding sigma-70 family RNA polymerase sigma factor yields MEAVNQSMSSESPELEVSVPRASDEVVEARVRQHLELVQRLAWKYRWTGLPLEELVGEGNVGLMEAAGRFEDRGIPFAVYASQWIRARIRAYVGRNWSMAGGRAPWVVFQLRRERSRLEARWGEGHPEVSRRLAEALGKREEDVARAAESLGRDVSLDAPVTPDSEVTRLEGLESEWESQEQVVERSEWAVKLRESVEEAWPELDARERALVEERMLVDEGASAELLARRFGVTAVRIRQIEQALRAKLRRRLTASLTRWDGEAMSLAA; encoded by the coding sequence ATGGAAGCCGTCAACCAGAGCATGTCCAGCGAGTCCCCTGAGCTCGAGGTGTCGGTGCCGAGGGCATCGGACGAGGTGGTGGAGGCACGGGTGCGGCAGCACCTGGAGCTGGTGCAGCGGTTGGCGTGGAAGTACCGGTGGACGGGTCTGCCCCTGGAGGAGCTGGTGGGGGAGGGGAACGTGGGGTTGATGGAGGCGGCGGGGCGGTTCGAGGACCGGGGCATCCCCTTCGCGGTGTATGCGAGCCAGTGGATCCGGGCGCGGATCCGCGCGTACGTGGGGCGCAACTGGAGCATGGCGGGCGGGCGTGCGCCGTGGGTGGTGTTCCAGCTGCGGCGCGAGCGCTCGCGGCTGGAGGCCCGGTGGGGGGAGGGTCACCCGGAGGTGTCGAGGCGGCTGGCGGAGGCGCTGGGGAAGCGGGAGGAGGACGTGGCGCGGGCGGCGGAGTCGCTGGGGCGGGACGTGTCGCTGGATGCGCCGGTGACCCCGGACAGTGAGGTGACGCGGCTGGAGGGGCTGGAGTCGGAGTGGGAGTCGCAGGAGCAGGTGGTGGAGCGCTCGGAGTGGGCCGTGAAGCTGCGGGAGAGCGTGGAGGAGGCCTGGCCGGAGCTGGACGCGCGGGAGCGGGCGCTGGTGGAGGAGCGGATGCTGGTGGACGAGGGAGCGAGCGCGGAGCTGCTGGCCCGCCGCTTCGGGGTGACGGCGGTGCGCATCCGGCAGATCGAGCAGGCGCTGCGGGCGAAGCTGCGCCGCAGGCTTACGGCGAGTCTCACGCGCTGGGACGGCGAGGCGATGTCCCTGGCGGCCTGA
- the nhaR gene encoding transcriptional activator NhaR codes for MSWLNYHHLLYFWTVARAGSIAKASEELHLAQPTISSQLKLLEESLGHKLFERQGRKLVLTDVGRTVMRYADEIFRLGNELKNVVSGMPAGQQLRLNVGVLDVIPKLVAEQLLKPALEAGPSLRIICREGPLPQLLASLALHELDVVLADAPSSEPVSVRSFNHLLGKSGVSFFAAGKLVQLKKDFPRSLDGAPVLLPSDESSVRRSLELWFERQNLRPVIAGDFDDSALLQAFGQRGHGVFAMPTAIEAEVERQFNCSVIGRTEEIETCFYAITVERKLRHPAVVAIAEAARSQMFGG; via the coding sequence ATGAGCTGGCTCAACTACCACCATCTCCTGTATTTCTGGACGGTTGCGCGGGCGGGCAGCATCGCCAAGGCGAGCGAGGAGCTGCATCTGGCGCAGCCCACCATCAGCAGCCAGCTCAAGCTGCTGGAGGAGTCGCTCGGCCACAAGCTCTTCGAGCGACAGGGCCGCAAGCTCGTCCTCACCGACGTGGGCCGCACCGTCATGCGCTACGCGGACGAAATCTTCCGCCTGGGCAACGAGCTGAAGAACGTCGTCTCCGGCATGCCCGCCGGCCAGCAGCTCCGGCTCAACGTGGGCGTGCTCGACGTCATCCCCAAGCTCGTCGCCGAGCAGCTCCTCAAGCCCGCGCTCGAGGCCGGCCCGTCCCTGCGCATCATCTGCCGCGAAGGGCCCCTGCCCCAGCTCCTCGCCTCGCTCGCCCTGCATGAGCTGGACGTCGTGCTCGCGGACGCGCCCAGCTCCGAGCCCGTCAGCGTCCGCTCCTTCAACCACCTGCTCGGCAAGAGCGGCGTGTCCTTCTTCGCCGCCGGCAAGCTCGTGCAGCTCAAGAAGGACTTCCCCCGCTCGCTGGACGGCGCGCCCGTGCTGCTGCCCTCGGACGAGTCCTCCGTGCGCCGCTCGCTGGAGCTGTGGTTCGAGCGGCAGAACCTGCGGCCCGTCATCGCCGGGGACTTCGACGACAGCGCGCTCCTCCAGGCCTTCGGGCAGCGCGGGCACGGTGTCTTCGCCATGCCCACCGCCATCGAGGCCGAGGTGGAGCGCCAGTTCAACTGCTCCGTCATCGGCCGCACCGAAGAAATCGAGACCTGCTTCTACGCCATCACCGTCGAGCGCAAGCTGCGCCACCCCGCCGTCGTCGCCATCGCCGAGGCCGCGCGCTCGCAGATGTTCGGCGGGTGA
- a CDS encoding amidohydrolase, whose product METTVYLAERVWTLDAERPLARALAVRDGKLLAVGTRAEVQAAAGPGAREVDLGPATVVPGLVDAHAHIHGLGRSLTTARLEKAPSVDEVVRRLSQAPASSFQGDWLLGKGWDQNEWPGGAFPGRAELDACFPTTPVFLTRVDHHAAWVNGEALRRAGITRDTPDPAGGRILKDARGEPTGVLVDNAMDVVAAVIPPPTRVQLETRLGAALERCAQVGLTGVHDAGMDLDAFRLLQEWDAAGKLPLRVYAMAAGQGDERHVYLEQGPWQGRMLAMRSVKFLADGALGSRGAALHEDYCDEAGQRGLLLMPPEELEARARAFMARGFQVCIHAIGDRANTLVVDVLLRASAETGTQALRHRVEHAQILTLEDIQRLGAAGLVASVQPTHCTSDMTWAQARLGAERLKGAYAWRSLRDAGAHLALGSDFPIENPDVLAGLYAAVTRQDAAGRPEGGWRPEERLTAPEALEGFTVGPAWASFEESRRGRLVPGLDADFVALSADPLEGPARALVDAQVVATVVAGAEVYRARGAS is encoded by the coding sequence GAGCGGCCGCTGGCGCGCGCGCTGGCGGTGCGCGACGGGAAACTCCTGGCGGTGGGCACGCGCGCGGAGGTGCAGGCCGCGGCGGGGCCTGGCGCGCGCGAGGTGGACCTGGGGCCGGCCACGGTGGTGCCGGGCCTGGTGGACGCGCACGCGCACATCCACGGGCTGGGGCGCAGTCTGACGACGGCGCGCCTGGAGAAGGCGCCCTCGGTGGACGAGGTGGTGCGCCGGTTGTCTCAGGCTCCGGCCTCCAGCTTCCAGGGTGACTGGCTGCTGGGGAAGGGGTGGGACCAGAACGAGTGGCCCGGTGGCGCGTTCCCCGGGCGGGCGGAACTGGACGCGTGCTTCCCCACGACGCCGGTGTTCCTCACGCGGGTGGACCACCACGCGGCGTGGGTGAATGGTGAAGCGCTGCGGCGCGCGGGCATCACGCGAGACACGCCGGACCCCGCCGGAGGCCGCATCCTGAAGGACGCGCGCGGCGAGCCCACGGGCGTGCTGGTGGACAACGCGATGGACGTGGTGGCCGCGGTGATTCCGCCGCCCACGCGGGTGCAATTGGAGACGCGGCTGGGGGCGGCGCTGGAGCGCTGCGCGCAGGTGGGCCTGACGGGCGTGCACGATGCGGGCATGGACCTGGACGCCTTCCGCCTGCTCCAGGAGTGGGACGCGGCCGGGAAGCTGCCCCTGCGCGTGTACGCGATGGCGGCGGGACAGGGTGACGAGCGGCACGTGTACCTGGAGCAGGGCCCGTGGCAGGGGCGGATGCTGGCGATGCGCTCGGTGAAGTTCCTGGCGGACGGCGCGCTGGGCAGCCGGGGCGCGGCGCTGCACGAGGACTACTGCGACGAGGCCGGGCAGCGCGGCCTGCTGCTGATGCCGCCCGAGGAGCTGGAGGCGCGCGCGAGGGCCTTCATGGCGAGGGGCTTCCAGGTGTGCATCCACGCCATTGGAGACCGTGCCAATACGTTGGTCGTGGACGTGCTGCTGCGCGCGTCGGCGGAGACGGGCACGCAGGCGCTGCGGCACCGGGTGGAGCACGCGCAGATTCTGACGCTCGAGGACATCCAGCGGCTGGGCGCGGCGGGGCTGGTGGCGAGCGTGCAGCCCACGCATTGCACCAGCGACATGACGTGGGCCCAGGCGCGGCTGGGCGCGGAGCGGCTGAAGGGCGCCTATGCGTGGCGCAGCCTGCGGGACGCGGGGGCGCACCTGGCGCTGGGCAGCGACTTCCCCATTGAGAACCCGGACGTGCTGGCGGGGCTGTACGCGGCCGTCACGCGGCAGGACGCGGCGGGCCGGCCGGAGGGCGGGTGGAGGCCGGAGGAGCGGCTGACGGCGCCCGAGGCGCTGGAGGGCTTCACGGTGGGTCCGGCGTGGGCGTCGTTCGAGGAGTCGCGGCGCGGGCGGCTGGTGCCCGGCCTGGACGCGGACTTCGTGGCGCTGTCGGCCGACCCGCTGGAGGGCCCGGCGCGGGCGCTGGTGGACGCGCAGGTGGTGGCCACGGTGGTGGCGGGCGCGGAGGTGTACCGCGCGCGGGGCGCGAGCTGA